The Micromonospora sp. WMMD961 genome has a segment encoding these proteins:
- a CDS encoding peptidoglycan DD-metalloendopeptidase family protein, producing the protein MILNEEPPPDLSRNASYGDLGPEDLGGIAYLRGLSRRGFLTGAALAASGVSAAFGLLPGSAQAAGSYQRPCGDVRISSSWQDHRNRTPPSGEPGTDYAVGIGTPVVAAANGTIRYVKTDTSTATGRVVGMAHDDGNYTRHLHLSSIAVSTGRRVSRGQTIAYSGASANGSDSGVGPHVHTSLWLNTGSPTNFRATVDFETYVGDVTTPNPPDQEVDEVFIANVKGNWYLVVPQGTGKPRAVVLGSDSNAAASGIPVLNFSWDPSINALRAAVDGIG; encoded by the coding sequence ATGATCCTCAACGAGGAGCCGCCCCCCGACCTTTCCCGGAACGCCAGCTACGGCGATCTGGGGCCCGAGGATCTCGGTGGCATCGCCTACCTGCGAGGGCTCTCGAGGCGGGGGTTCCTCACCGGCGCCGCGTTGGCGGCGTCCGGGGTGTCGGCCGCCTTTGGTCTGCTGCCCGGCTCAGCCCAGGCCGCTGGCAGCTATCAGCGGCCGTGCGGAGATGTCCGGATCTCCAGCTCTTGGCAGGATCACCGGAACCGGACGCCGCCCTCGGGTGAGCCGGGTACCGACTACGCGGTCGGCATCGGCACTCCCGTCGTGGCCGCGGCGAACGGCACGATCCGTTACGTGAAGACCGACACCTCCACCGCGACCGGGCGGGTCGTGGGGATGGCCCACGACGACGGCAACTACACCCGGCACCTGCACCTGTCGTCGATCGCCGTCTCCACGGGTCGACGCGTGTCGCGAGGCCAGACGATCGCGTACTCCGGCGCTTCGGCGAACGGCAGTGACTCGGGTGTCGGACCGCATGTGCACACGAGTCTGTGGTTGAACACCGGCAGTCCGACGAATTTCCGCGCGACTGTCGATTTCGAGACCTACGTCGGAGACGTCACCACTCCGAACCCGCCCGACCAGGAGGTAGACGAAGTGTTCATCGCGAACGTGAAGGGAAACTGGTACCTGGTGGTGCCCCAGGGCACCGGTAAGCCCCGGGCGGTGGTCCTTGGTAGCGACAGCAACGCTGCCGCTTCCGGCATCCCCGTCCTGAACTTCAGTTGGGATCCGTCGATCAATGCACTCAGGGCCGCGGTCGACGGCATCGGCTGA
- a CDS encoding SDR family NAD(P)-dependent oxidoreductase, which yields MTERITTPFGFTSTADEVIAGVDLTGRRAVITGGAAGIGVETARSLAAAGAEVVLGVRRVAAGEQAAADIAAAIGADRVTVRELDLANQESVRRFVADWDQPLHILVNNAGIMALPELERTAEGWEMQFATNFMGHFALTVGLHDALAAAGGARVVSVSSSGNLFSPVIFDDLHFAFRPYDPLLAYGQSKSAEALLAVEATRRWSGEGIYANALNPGAIATGLQKHTGGLRTPKERQKTPQQGAATSVLLAASPLLDGIGGRYFEDCAEAPVVTERPADYSGVAAYAVDPGNAERLWNVASDLMTAGATTSGGAR from the coding sequence ATGACTGAGCGAATCACCACCCCGTTCGGTTTCACCTCGACCGCCGACGAGGTCATCGCCGGGGTCGATCTCACCGGTAGGCGGGCTGTCATCACCGGAGGGGCTGCCGGGATCGGCGTGGAGACCGCCCGCTCGCTGGCCGCCGCCGGTGCCGAGGTGGTGCTCGGGGTCCGCCGGGTGGCCGCCGGTGAGCAGGCCGCCGCCGACATCGCCGCCGCTATCGGCGCGGACCGGGTCACCGTCCGTGAGCTGGACCTGGCCAACCAGGAATCGGTACGCCGATTCGTCGCCGACTGGGACCAGCCGTTACACATCCTGGTCAACAACGCCGGGATCATGGCGCTGCCGGAGTTGGAGCGCACCGCCGAGGGCTGGGAGATGCAGTTCGCCACCAACTTCATGGGGCACTTCGCGTTGACCGTCGGCCTGCACGACGCGCTCGCCGCCGCCGGAGGGGCGCGGGTCGTGTCGGTCAGTTCCAGTGGCAACCTGTTCTCCCCGGTGATCTTCGACGATCTGCACTTCGCGTTCCGTCCGTACGACCCGTTGCTGGCGTACGGGCAGTCCAAGAGCGCCGAGGCGTTGCTCGCCGTCGAGGCGACCCGCCGCTGGTCCGGCGAGGGCATCTACGCCAACGCGTTGAACCCCGGAGCCATCGCCACCGGCCTGCAGAAGCACACCGGAGGGCTGCGTACCCCGAAGGAACGGCAGAAGACCCCGCAGCAGGGTGCCGCGACCTCGGTGTTGCTCGCCGCGTCCCCGCTGCTCGACGGCATCGGCGGTCGCTACTTCGAGGACTGCGCCGAGGCGCCGGTGGTGACCGAACGGCCGGCCGACTACAGCGGTGTGGCCGCGTACGCGGTCGACCCGGGCAACGCCGAGCGGCTCTGGAACGTGGCGTCGGACCTGATGACGGCCGGCGCGACGACGTCGGGTGGGGCCCGATGA
- a CDS encoding NAD(P)-binding domain-containing protein gives MNAAGLIGLGDQGAPMARAVGGGYDLHVWARRPESLRTLDTTGFTVADSVAALAGAVDVLLLCLRDDDDILDLLEFLRS, from the coding sequence ATGAACGCCGCTGGTCTCATCGGCCTCGGCGATCAGGGCGCGCCGATGGCGCGGGCGGTCGGCGGCGGGTACGACCTGCACGTCTGGGCCCGCCGACCGGAATCGCTGCGGACACTCGACACAACCGGGTTCACCGTCGCGGACAGTGTCGCGGCGCTCGCCGGTGCGGTGGACGTCCTGCTGCTGTGCCTGCGTGACGACGACGACATCCTCGATCTGCTGGAGTTTCTCCGCTCCTGA
- a CDS encoding class I SAM-dependent methyltransferase: MSDEYAISGEYLHLLSEPAWQALRTPVTEALRGAVGDAALLDVGAGSGLGTEVLTAAVPGADVVAVEPSPVLRAVLLSRMAARPDLRQRVTVVAADALGVDLPARLGAVLAMNMIGHLDPDGRRTFLRRVAERLAPGAPLVINLQPPTEPVPIPYSTFSTVRVGRHTYEGGGSAEPSGPDTVTWRMRYRVRDADGTPVREDHAAYRWYVTSARVLLAELTDAGLTGEVGPLDVVRAVRRP, encoded by the coding sequence GTGAGCGACGAGTACGCGATCTCCGGTGAGTACCTGCATCTGCTCAGCGAGCCGGCCTGGCAGGCCCTGCGCACGCCGGTGACCGAGGCGCTGCGCGGCGCGGTCGGTGACGCGGCCCTGCTCGACGTTGGGGCGGGAAGCGGCCTCGGCACCGAGGTGCTCACCGCGGCCGTCCCCGGCGCCGACGTGGTCGCGGTGGAACCGTCGCCGGTGCTGCGGGCGGTGCTGTTGTCCCGGATGGCCGCCCGGCCCGACCTGCGCCAGCGGGTCACGGTCGTCGCGGCCGACGCCCTCGGCGTCGACCTACCGGCCCGCCTCGGTGCCGTCCTGGCGATGAACATGATCGGCCACCTCGATCCCGACGGACGGCGCACGTTCCTGCGCCGGGTGGCCGAGCGCCTCGCACCCGGCGCACCGCTGGTGATCAACCTGCAACCACCGACAGAACCCGTGCCGATTCCTTACTCCACCTTCAGCACGGTGCGGGTCGGCCGCCACACGTACGAGGGCGGCGGGTCCGCCGAACCGTCCGGCCCGGACACGGTGACCTGGCGGATGCGCTACCGGGTCCGCGACGCCGACGGCACCCCGGTACGCGAGGACCATGCCGCATACCGCTGGTACGTCACGTCGGCCCGCGTTCTGCTCGCTGAGCTCACCGACGCCGGCCTGACCGGCGAGGTCGGGCCACTGGACGTGGTCCGGGCCGTACGCCGGCCCTGA
- a CDS encoding Fur family transcriptional regulator yields MAAPLVPEAQLRVAGLTPTAQRRAVLALLVGRSRPLTAQEVHAELVSTVRHIGLTTVYRALHSLADAGLLHTFDLDGQRAYRHCGTAPHQHLICTRCETVTECPPEIVTNWLGELHQHTGFTPHPDRLDLLGVCATCAGT; encoded by the coding sequence ATGGCCGCCCCTCTCGTTCCGGAGGCGCAACTGCGGGTCGCCGGTCTGACACCCACCGCGCAGCGCCGCGCCGTCCTGGCGCTGCTGGTCGGAAGATCCCGCCCGCTCACCGCTCAAGAGGTACACGCCGAGCTCGTCAGCACCGTGCGGCACATCGGCCTGACCACCGTCTACCGGGCGCTGCACAGCCTCGCCGACGCCGGCCTCCTGCACACCTTCGACCTCGACGGCCAGCGCGCCTACCGTCACTGCGGCACCGCACCGCACCAGCACCTCATCTGCACCCGCTGCGAGACGGTGACCGAGTGCCCACCCGAGATCGTGACGAACTGGCTCGGCGAACTGCACCAGCACACCGGCTTCACCCCGCATCCTGACCGGCTCGACCTCCTGGGCGTCTGCGCGACCTGCGCCGGCACGTGA
- a CDS encoding class I SAM-dependent methyltransferase: protein MSTDAPVDWTELAPQLVDAARRDRNWYLMIARELVAPGDRLAVDVGCGAAGMSLAIARMMTCGRVVAVDAHQTVLDAARDHISAEWSDRRVRIEPLRVDIPAETAALREALDAPADLVWASASVHHAGDQQAAVTALAGLLAPGGRLALAEGGLPDRHLPWDVGLGEPGLEVRLHAAQDRWFARMRAELPDSRRMPYGWTEALRHAGLSPVTTRTALDEQPAPLPDTIRWAVVEALAGRVSRLRPTGLLSAADLDAWDHLLDPAGKEWLGHRGDLFRLSARSVHLGVHP, encoded by the coding sequence GTGAGCACCGACGCGCCGGTCGACTGGACCGAGCTGGCGCCACAGCTGGTCGACGCGGCCCGGCGCGACCGCAACTGGTACCTGATGATCGCCCGCGAGCTGGTCGCCCCCGGCGATCGGCTCGCGGTCGACGTGGGCTGCGGCGCCGCCGGGATGTCCCTGGCCATCGCCCGGATGATGACCTGCGGCCGGGTCGTCGCGGTGGACGCGCACCAGACCGTCCTGGACGCCGCCCGCGACCACATCAGCGCTGAATGGTCGGACCGCCGGGTACGCATCGAGCCACTGCGCGTCGACATCCCCGCCGAGACGGCCGCTCTGCGGGAGGCGCTCGACGCTCCGGCGGACCTGGTCTGGGCATCGGCCTCGGTACACCATGCCGGGGACCAGCAGGCGGCGGTCACCGCCCTCGCCGGTCTGCTCGCCCCCGGCGGACGGCTGGCTCTCGCCGAGGGTGGTCTGCCGGATCGCCACCTGCCCTGGGACGTCGGCCTCGGCGAACCCGGTCTGGAGGTCCGGCTGCACGCCGCCCAGGACCGCTGGTTCGCCCGGATGCGGGCGGAGCTGCCCGACAGCCGGCGGATGCCGTACGGGTGGACGGAAGCACTACGACACGCCGGATTGTCACCGGTCACCACCCGCACCGCACTGGACGAGCAGCCGGCGCCGCTGCCCGACACCATCCGGTGGGCCGTCGTGGAAGCCCTCGCCGGACGGGTCAGCCGGCTGCGGCCCACCGGTCTGCTCAGCGCCGCCGACCTCGACGCCTGGGACCACCTCCTCGACCCGGCTGGCAAGGAGTGGCTCGGTCATCGCGGCGACCTGTTCCGGCTCTCCGCTCGCAGCGTGCACCTCGGCGTACACCCCTGA
- a CDS encoding type B 50S ribosomal protein L31 — protein MKPGIHPDYRPVVYRDKGADFAFLTRSTATSDQSIEWTDGNTYPVIDVQISSASHPFWTGKQRLLDTAGRVEKFRQKYARRGPQNK, from the coding sequence ATGAAGCCCGGAATCCACCCCGACTACCGACCCGTCGTCTACCGCGACAAGGGCGCTGACTTCGCCTTCCTCACCCGCTCCACCGCCACCAGCGACCAGTCCATCGAGTGGACCGACGGCAACACCTACCCCGTCATCGACGTGCAGATCTCGTCCGCCAGCCACCCCTTCTGGACCGGCAAGCAACGCCTGCTCGACACCGCCGGCCGGGTCGAGAAATTCCGCCAGAAATACGCCCGCCGCGGCCCCCAGAACAAGTGA
- a CDS encoding GTP-binding protein, with product MSSSPQAPTHTVTADADTRPSLTVLSGFWPAATFAVARALLAADESLLLVRHDLTGIRQGLVRRVVRSGGGIVEDEQVELRHGCVSCTLREDVLPTLVRFTRSHPGQDLVLMLPEVVEPEAVAAACAHCLVDGAPITDLIRIDSYVTVLDAEHLLDGLASTDDLTALGIQAADDDHRALADVVVRQIEYADTLLLWGQSREGEFDTSRMAVLLQRMAPWAAHLRVDGDLVDADTLTRQLRHTHRHRPETPGVLARGLQGYTLGTHEPESDCGVVSAVFRARRPFHPQRLHDALEDVNAEMIRSRGHFWLASQPDTVVAWEFAGGGLAMGSLGHWLVSLPEDRWDHVEDQRRLAAAMDWDPYYGDRHQHLVFIGLDTDPVELHHTLARCLLTDAELADGEDTWRTYPDPFAGCFPLGAEELTDTDTDTEGVRPA from the coding sequence ATGTCGTCGTCACCACAGGCCCCGACCCATACCGTGACAGCCGACGCCGATACCCGCCCATCGCTGACGGTGCTGTCCGGGTTCTGGCCAGCGGCGACCTTCGCCGTCGCCCGGGCGTTACTCGCCGCCGACGAGTCGCTGCTGCTGGTGCGGCACGACCTCACCGGGATCCGGCAGGGTCTGGTCCGTCGGGTGGTCCGGTCCGGCGGCGGCATCGTCGAGGACGAGCAGGTCGAGCTTCGGCACGGCTGCGTCTCCTGCACCCTGCGCGAGGACGTGCTGCCCACCCTCGTCCGGTTCACCCGCAGCCACCCCGGTCAGGACCTGGTGCTGATGCTGCCCGAAGTGGTCGAGCCCGAGGCGGTCGCCGCCGCCTGCGCCCACTGCCTCGTCGACGGCGCACCGATCACCGACCTCATCCGCATCGACTCCTACGTCACCGTCCTCGACGCCGAACACCTCCTCGACGGCCTGGCCAGCACCGACGACCTCACCGCCCTCGGCATCCAGGCCGCCGACGACGACCACCGGGCGCTCGCCGACGTCGTCGTCCGGCAGATCGAGTACGCCGACACCCTGCTGCTCTGGGGCCAGTCCCGGGAAGGCGAGTTCGACACCAGCCGGATGGCGGTCCTGCTGCAGCGCATGGCACCGTGGGCGGCCCACCTCCGCGTCGACGGTGACCTCGTCGACGCCGACACGCTGACCCGCCAGCTGCGCCACACCCACCGGCACCGACCAGAGACCCCCGGGGTGCTCGCCCGCGGCCTGCAGGGCTACACACTCGGCACCCACGAGCCGGAATCCGACTGCGGCGTGGTCTCCGCCGTCTTCCGCGCCCGCCGCCCGTTCCACCCGCAACGCCTGCACGACGCCCTGGAAGACGTCAACGCCGAGATGATCCGCTCCCGGGGCCACTTCTGGCTGGCCAGCCAACCCGACACCGTGGTGGCCTGGGAGTTCGCCGGCGGCGGCCTGGCCATGGGCTCCCTCGGACACTGGCTGGTCAGCCTGCCCGAGGACCGCTGGGACCACGTCGAAGACCAACGCCGCCTCGCCGCCGCCATGGACTGGGACCCCTACTACGGCGACCGCCACCAGCACCTGGTCTTCATCGGCCTCGACACCGACCCCGTCGAGCTACACCACACCCTCGCCCGCTGCCTGCTCACCGACGCCGAACTCGCCGACGGCGAAGACACCTGGCGCACCTATCCCGACCCGTTCGCCGGCTGCTTCCCCCTCGGCGCCGAAGAACTGACCGACACCGACACCGACACCGAAGGAGTACGACCCGCATGA
- the rpmB gene encoding 50S ribosomal protein L28 encodes MSRRCDVTGAKPSFGNAVSHSHRRTRRRWNPNLQNHRYWLPSERRWVSLTLTAKALKTVDRKGIEKVVAEMRAKGVKL; translated from the coding sequence GTGTCCCGACGTTGTGACGTCACCGGCGCGAAGCCGAGCTTCGGCAACGCCGTGTCCCACTCCCACCGGCGCACCCGCCGCCGGTGGAACCCGAACCTGCAGAACCACCGCTACTGGCTGCCGTCGGAACGACGCTGGGTCAGCCTCACCCTGACCGCCAAGGCGCTGAAGACGGTGGACCGCAAGGGCATCGAGAAGGTTGTCGCCGAAATGCGTGCCAAGGGAGTGAAGCTCTGA
- the rpmG gene encoding 50S ribosomal protein L33, producing MAKQTDVRPIVRLRSTAGTGYTYVTRKNRRNDPDRLVLRKYDPVVRRHVEFREAR from the coding sequence ATGGCCAAGCAGACCGATGTGCGTCCGATCGTGCGGCTGCGCAGCACCGCCGGCACCGGCTACACGTACGTCACCCGCAAGAACCGCCGTAACGACCCGGACCGGCTGGTCCTGCGCAAGTACGACCCGGTCGTGCGCCGGCACGTCGAGTTCCGTGAGGCCCGCTGA
- the rpsN gene encoding 30S ribosomal protein S14: protein MAKKSLVNRQARREELVARHAERRAELKRLVAHPDTDPEVRADAVRRLSRLPRDSSPARLRSRDQIDGRPRGVLTRFGLSRVRFRELALRGELPGVRKASW from the coding sequence ATGGCCAAGAAGAGCCTGGTCAACCGGCAGGCGCGCCGCGAGGAACTGGTAGCCCGGCACGCCGAGAGGCGCGCGGAGCTGAAGCGGCTGGTCGCGCACCCGGACACCGACCCGGAGGTACGCGCCGACGCGGTCCGTCGGCTCAGCCGGCTGCCGCGGGATTCCAGCCCGGCGCGGCTGCGCTCGCGCGACCAGATCGACGGCCGCCCACGCGGCGTGCTGACCCGCTTCGGGTTGTCCCGGGTGCGGTTCCGTGAGCTGGCGCTGCGTGGCGAGTTGCCCGGGGTGCGCAAGGCGTCCTGGTGA
- a CDS encoding choice-of-anchor M domain-containing protein, with product MNATLRARGFAALVAGAVVVAGTVLAPTAASAAEKVVLSKGHTDAVDVHYEGGALSLKVHDDTVSPSVTRDPADVTFQVLPEAAMTVPDDARFAFLGPAGSQVWLLPMTQDPDLLWPGWNTTTLDSGVFEGDKVRLSLVDVEGPGNVTLFTQDSFGGPIIKFRSDDGLPDAIDVPAHTHAHSNWAFSALGNYTLKFQADATLTNGTTVSTGPVDYSFVVGELSGGGPEVGLSVSGMADEYQPNDTVTLNAVQTPQTELDHYHWFSKCPGAADWSIISGEAGASYSFTATRELNACEYVAKLYDDDHEVVATSEPVTLWVAFPPEDPAASQTITASIDETQGSLVISVNPDDRAVVLPPAQLNSAGDRWESNGELRPVTVTDTRAGQPGWSASGQIPADFVGPDGATFSSGYLGWTPQVLTQADGQGVVPGPEVAPYVVGAGGGLGNSAVLGSAPDGTGRGTAQLGAGLRLSLPTETAAGTYTATLTLTAI from the coding sequence ATGAATGCGACTCTGAGGGCTCGCGGTTTCGCGGCCCTGGTTGCCGGGGCGGTGGTGGTCGCCGGCACGGTGCTGGCGCCGACCGCCGCGTCGGCGGCCGAGAAGGTGGTGTTGTCCAAGGGGCACACCGATGCGGTCGACGTGCACTACGAGGGCGGTGCGCTGTCGTTGAAGGTGCACGACGACACCGTCAGCCCTTCGGTGACGCGGGATCCGGCGGACGTGACGTTCCAGGTTCTCCCGGAGGCGGCCATGACCGTGCCGGACGACGCCCGGTTCGCGTTCCTCGGGCCGGCGGGAAGCCAGGTCTGGCTGCTTCCGATGACCCAGGACCCGGATCTGCTCTGGCCGGGCTGGAACACCACGACGCTCGACTCCGGCGTGTTCGAGGGCGACAAGGTGCGTCTGAGCCTGGTCGACGTGGAGGGCCCCGGCAACGTCACGCTGTTCACGCAGGACTCGTTCGGCGGTCCGATCATCAAGTTCCGCTCCGACGACGGCCTGCCGGACGCGATCGACGTGCCGGCGCACACCCACGCGCACTCGAACTGGGCGTTCAGCGCGCTGGGCAACTACACGCTGAAGTTCCAGGCCGACGCGACGTTGACCAACGGCACGACGGTCAGCACCGGGCCGGTCGACTACTCGTTCGTCGTCGGCGAGCTGTCCGGCGGCGGGCCGGAGGTCGGCCTGTCGGTCAGCGGGATGGCCGACGAGTACCAGCCCAACGACACGGTCACGCTCAACGCGGTGCAGACGCCGCAGACCGAGCTGGACCACTACCACTGGTTCAGCAAGTGCCCGGGCGCCGCGGACTGGAGCATCATCTCGGGCGAGGCGGGCGCGAGTTACTCGTTCACCGCGACCCGGGAGCTGAACGCCTGCGAGTACGTGGCCAAGCTCTACGACGACGACCACGAGGTCGTGGCGACCAGCGAGCCGGTGACCCTGTGGGTGGCGTTCCCGCCCGAGGATCCGGCCGCCTCGCAGACGATCACCGCGTCGATCGACGAGACGCAGGGCTCGCTGGTGATCAGCGTCAACCCGGACGACCGGGCCGTGGTGCTGCCGCCCGCGCAGCTCAACTCCGCCGGTGACCGGTGGGAGAGCAACGGTGAGCTGCGGCCGGTCACGGTGACCGACACCCGCGCCGGCCAGCCGGGGTGGAGTGCGTCCGGGCAGATCCCGGCGGACTTCGTCGGGCCGGACGGGGCGACGTTCAGCTCCGGCTACCTCGGCTGGACGCCGCAGGTCCTGACCCAGGCTGACGGGCAGGGCGTGGTCCCCGGGCCGGAGGTCGCACCGTACGTCGTCGGAGCCGGCGGCGGTCTCGGTAACAGCGCGGTGCTCGGCTCGGCGCCGGACGGCACCGGACGGGGTACCGCGCAGCTGGGCGCGGGCCTGCGGCTGAGCCTGCCCACCGAGACGGCGGCAGGGACCTACACCGCGACCCTGACCCTCACCGCCATCTGA
- a CDS encoding DUF916 domain-containing protein codes for MRLLATIAAGIALLGVVPVPPAPALAVPAPASPPATQGTSPSPAPSPAAATWGVAPSSARGPNGRPAFSYKLDPGATLTDYVGVTNHSNRPLTLNLYASDAVTTTRGGFDLLAADRKPTDVGSWVRLPSRTLTIPSTSRLDVPFTLTVPRNATPGDHAGGIVASLAGTAVDAQGNQVAVDHRVGARIYLRVTGELQPTLTVEDLRVRHTGSANPLAGGTVTATFTVRNTGNVRLSGQPVLGVAGPFGLGRRSVTGADLPEILPGGELTTTVRMSGVPPLFRLTANAAVTPAAVGDQVLDPPPRAGTAQAAVWAVPWPQLALLALLVLVGWALIAARRRRTAQFARAVAAAREEGRAQAGRAPDSRAPDGQDTPVAAGRQTPAAAPGGPAPDNHPMPHVDRPGPGPDNRQSTSEDTGKDEK; via the coding sequence ATGCGCCTGCTCGCCACCATCGCCGCCGGGATCGCCCTGCTCGGCGTGGTTCCTGTGCCACCTGCCCCCGCGCTGGCCGTACCCGCCCCCGCCAGCCCGCCTGCGACACAAGGGACGTCGCCGTCGCCGGCACCGTCGCCCGCAGCCGCGACCTGGGGCGTGGCTCCGTCGAGCGCGCGTGGGCCGAACGGCCGGCCGGCGTTCAGCTACAAACTCGACCCGGGCGCCACCCTGACCGACTACGTCGGCGTCACGAACCATTCCAACCGCCCGCTCACCCTGAACCTCTACGCCAGCGACGCGGTCACCACCACGCGGGGCGGGTTCGATCTGCTGGCCGCCGACCGGAAGCCCACCGACGTGGGCTCCTGGGTCCGCCTGCCGAGCCGCACCCTGACCATCCCGTCGACGTCCCGGCTGGACGTCCCGTTCACGCTCACCGTCCCGCGCAACGCCACGCCCGGAGATCACGCCGGAGGAATCGTCGCCTCACTGGCCGGCACCGCCGTCGACGCGCAGGGCAACCAGGTCGCCGTCGACCACCGGGTCGGCGCGCGTATCTACCTGCGGGTCACCGGTGAGCTGCAGCCGACGCTGACCGTCGAAGACCTGCGCGTGCGGCACACCGGCTCGGCCAACCCGCTGGCCGGGGGCACGGTCACCGCCACGTTCACGGTCCGCAACACCGGCAACGTACGGCTCAGCGGGCAGCCGGTGCTCGGTGTGGCCGGGCCGTTCGGCCTGGGCCGGCGGTCCGTCACCGGTGCGGACCTGCCGGAGATCCTGCCCGGCGGCGAGCTGACCACCACCGTACGCATGTCGGGTGTTCCGCCGCTGTTCCGGCTGACCGCGAACGCGGCCGTCACGCCGGCCGCCGTGGGGGACCAGGTCCTCGACCCGCCACCGCGGGCCGGCACGGCGCAGGCGGCCGTCTGGGCGGTGCCCTGGCCGCAGCTGGCCCTGCTGGCCCTACTCGTCCTCGTCGGCTGGGCGCTGATCGCGGCGCGACGCCGCCGGACGGCGCAGTTCGCGCGGGCGGTGGCCGCCGCCCGGGAGGAGGGCCGAGCGCAGGCCGGCCGGGCACCGGACAGCCGGGCACCGGACGGCCAGGACACCCCGGTAGCCGCCGGCCGGCAGACCCCGGCCGCCGCACCGGGCGGACCAGCACCCGACAACCACCCGATGCCACACGTCGACCGTCCCGGTCCGGGCCCCGACAACCGGCAATCCACCAGCGAAGACACGGGAAAGGACGAGAAGTGA